A window of the Emys orbicularis isolate rEmyOrb1 chromosome 1, rEmyOrb1.hap1, whole genome shotgun sequence genome harbors these coding sequences:
- the GCC1 gene encoding GRIP and coiled-coil domain-containing protein 1: MEKFGMNFGGGPSKKDLLETIESQKKQLLQYQTRLKDVVRAYKSLLKEKEALEASLKVLSVSHETDVGLSGAHLEDVASSNVSFADSADDRSSVHSEDSVGTATSVDTAASLTSAKGELGTEDERTTAGSSLLKSEEASGSESGVSTGSGDVPAAANEADKRVLQLKTQLATLTSSLATVTQEKSRMEASYLADKKKMKQDLDEASKKAEEERSKLEAEMKCVQEQLAETKARLITQQHDRAQEQSDHAVMLRELQKLLQSERTLRQDVELKLEETREALAGRVYVADRVEESELQTKQLSRVVEELKRELQAMQEENSKPDPRLQELQEEMASLKSHFQAQLLQEMRKTTQAEEQLRQHAQMEERRVASLESQVSEVSELLGTYEKAKQKDQMTIQKLKDRIVQLDLENKTLAIAASSRSPMDIHIEEASLDVNVLKDKMEKLKKLLQMAAKKSQPALDIEKLCELELPKGTEAGDGEKATALYYQQELKQLKEEFERYKMRAQVVLKNKSAKDGNLAKELEDTQEQLAELKEKYVALRLSCEEMEKQHKQEMEAKKQEVSHLQQVHRQDLEKCQLDYRERALKLEEEMHKQRDRALAVLSEKDQELEQLRSLAIPYGLQGSKNYLASGSDISGDDFMGAISSENLTQALHLTATNEPTFFLYAEQLARKEVEIVALRKQKHKLEKEVHQLQERLLVEEEKHREEVSTLQDHIQKNLRDKSREGANLEYLKNIVYRFLTLPDSLGRQQTLTAILTILHFSPEEKQVIMRHSANSSWWLSGKR, from the exons ATGGAGAAGTTTGGCATGAACTTTGGAGGTGGTCCTAGTAAAAAAGATCTTCTGGAGACTATTGAATCTCAGAAGAAACAGCTTCTTCAGTACCAGACTCGCTTGAAGGATGTTGTTAGAGCCTACAAGAGCTTGCTCAAGGAAAAGGAAGCCTTGGAAGCTAGCTTAAAAGTGTTGTCCGTGTCCCATGAGACAGACGTTGGCCTGAGCGGAGCTCACCTTGAAGACGTTGCCAGCTCCAATGTTTCCTTTGCTGACTCTGCTGATGACAGGAGTTCTGTTCATAGTGAAGACAGCGTGGGGACAGCTACAAGTGTGGACACTGCTGCCAGCTTGACCAGTGCCAAGGGTGAACTGGGGACCGAAGATGAGAGAACCACAGCTGGGTCTTCCCTTCTGAAATCGGAGGAGGCGAGTGGATCAGAGAGTGGCGTCAGCACTGGCAGTGGGGATGTGCCAGCCGCTGCTAATGAGGCTGACAAAAGGGTGCTCCAGCTGAAGACTCAGCTGGCCACCTTGACCAGCTCCCTGGCTACAGTCACCCAAGAGAAATCCCGCATGGAAGCCTCATACCTAGCAGACAAGAAAAAAATGAAGCAGGACCTGGATGAGGCCAGTAAAAAGGCTGAGGAAGAGAGAAGCAAGTTGGAGGCAGAGATGAAGTGTGTccaggagcagctggcagagaccAAAGCTCGTCTAATCACACAGCAACATGACCGGGCCCAGGAGCAGAGTGACCATGCCGTTATGCTGCGGGAGCTAcagaagctgctgcaaagtgAGAGGACCTTGCGCCAGGATGTGGAGCTAAAGCTGGAGGAGACCAGGGAAGCGCTGGCTGGAAGGGTGTACGTGGCTGACCGTGTGGAAGAGTCTGAACTGCAGACCAAGCAGCTGAGCAGGGTGGTGGAGGAGCTGAAGAGAGAACTGCAGGCTATGCAGGAAGAGAACAGCAAGCCAGACCCCCGgctgcaggagctgcaggaggagatggCCAGCCTCAAGAGTCACTTTCAAGCACAGCTGCTGCAAGAGATGAGAAAG ACTACACAGGCAGAAGAGCAGCTCCGTCAGCATGCCCAGATGGAGGAGCGCCGAGTGGCCAGCTTGGAGAGCCAGGTCTCTGAGGTGTCAGAGCTGCTTGGCACTTAcgaaaaagccaaacaaaaagaCCAAATGACCATTCAGAAACTAAAGGACCGCATTGTGCAGTTAGACCTGGAAAACAAGACTCTGGCCATCGCTGCTTCCAGCCGATCCCCAATGGACATTCACATTGAGGAAGCCAGCCTGGATGTTAATGTTCtgaaagacaaaatggagaagctgAAGAAGCTGCTGCAGATGGCAGCCAAGAAGAGTCAGCCTGCCTTGGACATAGAGAAACtctgtgagctggagctgccaaagGGCActgaggctggggatggggagaaggctACTGCTCTGTATTACCAACAAGAGCTGAAGCAACTGAAGGAGGAATTTGAAAGGTACAAGATGAGAGCACAAGTGGTCCTCAAGAACAAGTCAGCCAAAGATGGCAACCTGGCCAAAGAGCTAGAGGATACCCAGGAACAGCTGGCTGAGCTGAAGGAGAAATACGTTGCACTTCGGCTCTCCTGTGAGGAGATGGAAAAGCAACACAAGCAAGAAATGGAAGCCAAGAAGCAAGAGGTATCCCACCTGCAGCAGGTCCACAGACAGGACCTAGAGAAATGCCAGCTGGATTACAGGGAAAGGGCACTAAAGCTGGAGGAAGAGATGCACAAGCAGCGGGACAGAGCACTGGCTGTGCTGTCTGAAAAGGACCAAGAGCTGGAGCAGTTGAGGTCTCTAGCCATACCTTATGGGCTTCAAGGATCCAAAAACTACCTAGCATCAGGGAGTGACATTAGCGGTGATGATTTCATGGGTGCAATCTCTTCTGAGAACCTCACCCAGGCTCTGCATCTTACTGCCACCAATGAACCCACTTTCTTTCTGTATGCAGAGCAGCTGGCCCGGAAAGAGGTAGAAATTGTAGCCTTAAGGAAGCAGAAGCACAAACTGGAGAAGGAAGTTCACCAGCTCCAGGAGAGACTTTTGGTTGAGGAAGAGAAGCATAGGGAAGAGGTATCCACCCTTCAAGACCATATCCAGAAGAACTTAAGGGATAAGAGCAGAGAGGGAGCCAACCTGGAATATCTTAAGAACATTGTCTATCGGTTCTTGACCTTACCGGACTCACTGGGCCGTCAGCAGACTCTAACTGCCATATTGACTATACTGCACTTCAGTCCAGAGGAGAAGCAGGTTATTATGAGACATTCAGCCAACAGCAGTTGGTGGCTTTCTGGGAAGAGATGA
- the LOC135894379 gene encoding transmembrane protein 116-like, which yields MDATSQGNSASALSNDKIFVLTRVYLAALSLSLVGSSSVLAVSTLRRRCFHSQLRPLFLLSLADFLAALVLIITAAIQLLPAQRFVLAYEFCPYGLMLAMMFYAISFLMVIVYAYEVNRTIRGWRVTHVTALQERRRCTERAQHCLPYVLAWLLPALTFLGQLLLRGASVRDIAPMSIEPVLPRTANHSRGADSLYCSSCLILIHRSQDVCYKYTGGKDTGLEMKIIFFMYLLLVLSCSTFLYCRVKLWCRRNSEVRFLNMENDGFASRNIQSVCKISRCFQLVFLICWTPAFLLSILSFTSIEPTSLFALHVAMAVTMSLQGLLHSLVYGWLRQNFRQEALGETLPLRYYPGLKAFYDESFGVEC from the exons ATGGACGCGACGAGTCAAGGGAACAGCGCGTCAGCGCTGTCCAACGACAAG ATCTTTGTGCTGACTCGCGTCTACCTGGCAGCCTTATCTCTGAG CCTCGTCGGCAGCAGCTCGGTCCTTGCTGTATCCACCCTCAGGAGGAGATGCTTCCACAGCCAG CTGCGCCCCCTCTTCCTTCTGTCCCTGGCAGACTtcctggctgccttggtgctgaTCATCACGGCTGCCATCCAGCTCCTTCCAGCCCAGCGCTTTGTCCTGGCTTACGAGTTCTGCCCCTATGGCCTGATGCTGGCCATG ATGTTCTACGCGATCTCCTTCCTGATGGTCATTGTCTACGCGTACGAGGTGAACCGCACCATCCGTGGCTGGAGAGTGACGCACGTGACCGCTCTGCAG GAGAGGCGCAGGTGCACGGAGAGGGCACAGCACTGCCTGCCCTACGTCCTGGCCTG GCTGCTCCCCGCCCTCACGTTCCTGGGCCAGCTGCTGTTGAGAGGCGCGTCGGTGAGAGACATCGCTCCCATGTCCATCGAACCCGTCCTGCCCCGTACGGCCAACCACTCCCGAGGGGCCGACAGCCTGTACTGCTCCAG CTGCCTGATCCTCATCCACCGCTCCCAGGACGTCTGCTATAAG TACACAGGTGGGAAGGACACGGGCCTGGAGATGAAAATCATCTTCTTCATGTACCTGCTGCTAGTGCTCAGCTGCAGCACA TTCCTCTACTGCAGGGTGAAGCTCTGGTGCAGGAGGAACAGTGAGGTGCGGTTTCTGAACATGGAGAATGACGGCTTCGCCAGCAGGAACATCCAGAGCGTGTGCAAAATTTCTCGCTGCTTCCAGCTGGTTTTCCTGATCTGCTGGACACCAG CCTTCCTGCTCAGCATCCTCTCCTTCACCAGCATCGAGCCCACCTCCCTCTTTGCACTTCATGTTGCCATG GCCGTGACCATGTCCCTCCAAGGGCTCCTGCACAGTTTGGTCTACGGCTGGCTGCGGCAGAACTTCCGCCAGGAGGCTCTCGGGGAGACGCTCCCCTTGAGATACTACCCCGGCCTCAAAGCCTTCTACGACGAATCGTTTGGTGTTGAGTGCTAG